From the Eleutherodactylus coqui strain aEleCoq1 chromosome 7, aEleCoq1.hap1, whole genome shotgun sequence genome, one window contains:
- the LOC136573355 gene encoding protein S100-P-like: protein MSHLETAIALLISVFDQYACGEGKKDTLSKAELKTMMEKELPGILGNAKDKDDCDKLLKDLDENGDNEVDFQEFIIFVAALTCLGHERFEKMPKKK from the exons ATGAGCCATCTGGAGACTGCAATCGCTTTACTCATTAGCGTCTTTGACCAATATGCCTGTGGTGAGGGCAAAAAGGACACTTTAAGCAAAGCGGAGTTAAAGACCATGATGGAGAAGGAACTGCCCGGGATCCTGGGG aacgCGAAAGACAAGGATGATTGTGACAAACTCCTAAAGGATCTGGATGAAAATGGAGACAATGAAGTGGATTTTCAGGAATTTATTATCTTTGTTGCAGCGCTCACCTGTCTGGGGCACGAGAGATTTGAAAAAatgccgaaaaaaaaataa